The following are encoded together in the Bos taurus isolate L1 Dominette 01449 registration number 42190680 breed Hereford chromosome 10, ARS-UCD2.0, whole genome shotgun sequence genome:
- the PATL2 gene encoding protein PAT1 homolog 2, whose product MFEDVLEMAREQKCQEKHPLSAGRFAAEPVSTSSTGSCLDQGSGKSHVPLALEEELVSASQLEEEELDPDLAPDMEEEEAEEEEENDLGDPAVQSAVHNSQKGLLSSPGITAPGVPGMPPASLHFPWQMSTLDHLAPLPFRPSLPSAGSAARHFGPQLPAPDPSLLCSPPTSWPLRLSLPSHLTQLHPQHQRILKQQQQQGRPRSPPAKKWPQQPDSYANLMTQKEKDWVVRVQMVQLQSENPRLDDYYYQEYYQKLEKKQADEELLGQRSRFESLKLVTPYIQKAEAYESVVRIEGSLGQVAVSTCFTPRRAIDAVPHGTQEQETAAASSQRLWVLYRIEKMFLQLLEIEDGQQDAPAQPRDSEQRSSRVEKLFQALKAQGQNNLEAADDGFLQALSVGKGKALVARLLPILPRDRAVSLLLAITRHLPFLVKRDVADQALQMLFQPLSKCIRHLTFRELLQGLQGLMRLPPGSSERPITMVLQNQFGISLLYALLSHGEQLVSLNSSLKEPSSDHSAWTDMVVLTAWEIAQMPTASLAEPLAFPSNLLPLFCHHVDKQLVQKLEARMEYVTVEIRS is encoded by the exons ATGTTTGAAGATGTGCTGGAGATGGCGCGTGAGCAGAAGTGCCAAGAGAAGCATCCTCTCTCGGCCGGGCGCTTCGCAGCTGAGCCTGTTTCTACTTCCTCCACAGGCTCCTGCTTAGACCAAGGCTCAGGCAAGTCCCATGTCCCCTTGGCTCTGGAGGAAGAGCTGGTGTCTGCCTCTCAATTGGAGGAAGAGGAACTGGATCCAGATTTAGCACCAgacatggaggaggaggaagcggaggaggaggaggagaatgatCTGGGGGACCCAGCTGTCCAGAGCGCTGTCCACAACAGCCAG AAAGGTCTTCTCAGCTCCCCTGGAATCACGGCCCCTGGTGTTCCGGGGATGCCCCCTGCCTCCTTGCACTTTCCGTGGCAGATGAGT ACCCTGGACCACCTGGCTCCCCTTCCGTTCCGACCCTCCCTCCCCAGCGCCGGCTCTGCAGCCCGCCACTTTGGACCTCAACTGCCTGCGCCAGACCCATCGCTCCTCTGCAGCCCGCCCACCTCGTGGCCCCTGAGGCTCAG TCTCCCCAGTCATCTGACCCAGCTCCACCCTCAGCACCAGCGGATCttgaagcagcagcaacagcagggtcGACCACGAAG TCCCCCAGCCAAGAAGTGGCCCCAGCAGCCAGACTCCTATGCTAACCTCATGACACAGAAGGAGAAGGACTGGGTGGTAAGAGTGCAGATGGTTCAGCTGCAGAGTGAGAACCCCCGCCTCGATGACTATTACTACCAG GAATATTATCAGAAACTAGAGAAGAAGCAGGCAGATGAAGAGCTGCTTGGGCAAAGAAGCAGATTTGAGTCTCTCAAGCTGGTCACACCTTACATTCAGAAGGCGGAGGCTTATGAATCAG TGGTTCGAATCGAGGGTTCCCTGGGCCAGGTAGCTGTATCGACGTGTTTTACCCCTCGCCGAGCTATCGATGCTGTGCCCCACGGAACTCAAGAGCAG GAGACAGCAGCTGCAAGCAGTCAGAGGCTGTGGGTGCTGTACCGGATTGAGAAG ATGTTCCTTCAGTTGCTGGAGATAGAGGATGGCCAGCAGGATGCGCCTGCGCAGCCCCGTGACTCTGAGCAGCGGAGCAGCCGGGTTGAGAAGCTCTTCCAGGCCTTAAAGGCCCAGGGGCAGAATAATCTGGA GGCGGCGGATGACGGCTTCCTTCAGGCGCTGTCCGTGGGGAAGGGGAAAGCCCTGGTGGCCCGGCTCCTCCCCATCCTGCCCCGGGATCGAGCTGTCAGCTTGCTGCTGGCCATCACCCGCCACCTGCCCTTCCTGGTCAAGAGGGACGTGGCCGATCAG GCCCTGCAAATGTTATTTCAACCTCTGAGCAAATGTATCAGGCACTTGACGTTCCGTGAACTCCTCCAAGGACTTCAGGGACTCATGCGGCtaccacctggctcctctgagcGGCCAATCACCATGGTGCTTCAGAATCAG TTTGGCATATCTTTGCTCTATGCACTGCTAAGTCATGGGGAGCAGCTGGTATCACTGAATTCTTCCCTCAAGGAGCCCAGCAGTGACCATTCAGCTTG GACAGACATGGTGGTTCTCACTGCCTGGGAGATTGCTCAGATGCCCACAGCCTCACTGGCAGAACCCCTGGCCTTCCCCAGCAACCTTCTTCCCCTGTTCTGCCACCACGTGGACAAACAATTGGTACAGAAGCTGGAGGCTAGGATGGAGTATGTGACCGTGGAAATAAGATCATAG